One segment of Amycolatopsis alba DSM 44262 DNA contains the following:
- a CDS encoding alpha/beta hydrolase, translating to MTRRGTAALIAGAFLASGLVLAPAAGAAPAAKADPDTAALAGALTKQAVAWGECSFPSVAPATEAELKKVKGLACATVQMPRDWHNPQDGNTIGVRVSKTATAYPGTGRQGIALVNPGGPGGEGLPWGAAMARRSPVLAAQYDFVGFDPRGVGQSTPLTCSYTVPDSTDQNVISRAKVEGCLKNPLTKFITTEQTAYDMDFIRVLLGEKKTSYIGYSYGTWLGTWYATTFPGKAHRFLLDSSTDASRSTLEKTWDLQPRSRDRQFQEALLPYVARNDAKYKAGTDPLEIRRDWEKAGGTREFAGMLYAAWFIIPAMYDTTQYPSAASMVAAVAKGPAPTGTDVEKLDQVVAKALATPGLTDANKAFLTKAKGNALEAIAKKDSVERKASYQGGAEVETWDAAFEAIRCQDGQWNQNLHYWNFWQADLTVNAPFIAPIMAQSGAPLCAFWPTANAKPAPEEKTFPKLLIAQTELDAATPYEGGLATANGLPGAKMISVDNEGSHGIFPYNTDCVDDPIVAYFQTGLTPKKKFTGCQGLPLPGEDKTIEVGGNLGHDGKIKIKMITPEVRKANEIVRELLEGTATPEADEKGMPANA from the coding sequence ATGACGCGGAGGGGCACGGCGGCCCTGATCGCCGGCGCCTTCCTGGCTTCGGGCCTGGTGCTGGCTCCGGCCGCGGGTGCGGCACCCGCGGCCAAGGCCGACCCGGACACCGCGGCGCTCGCGGGCGCGCTGACCAAGCAGGCCGTGGCGTGGGGCGAGTGCTCGTTCCCTTCCGTCGCCCCGGCGACGGAAGCCGAACTGAAGAAGGTCAAGGGCCTCGCCTGCGCCACGGTCCAGATGCCGCGTGACTGGCACAACCCGCAGGACGGCAACACCATCGGCGTCCGCGTCTCCAAGACCGCGACCGCCTACCCCGGCACCGGCAGGCAGGGCATCGCCCTGGTCAACCCCGGCGGACCCGGCGGCGAAGGCCTGCCGTGGGGCGCCGCGATGGCGAGGCGCAGCCCCGTGCTGGCCGCGCAGTACGACTTCGTCGGCTTCGATCCCCGCGGTGTCGGCCAGAGCACCCCGCTGACCTGCAGCTACACCGTCCCGGACAGCACGGATCAGAACGTGATCAGCCGGGCGAAGGTCGAAGGGTGCCTGAAGAACCCGCTGACGAAGTTCATCACCACCGAGCAGACCGCGTACGACATGGACTTCATCCGGGTACTGCTCGGCGAGAAGAAGACCAGCTACATCGGCTACTCCTACGGCACGTGGCTCGGCACCTGGTACGCCACCACGTTCCCCGGCAAGGCGCACCGCTTCCTGCTCGACTCGTCGACCGACGCGAGCCGCTCGACCCTGGAGAAGACCTGGGATCTGCAGCCGCGCAGCCGTGACCGCCAGTTCCAGGAGGCGCTGCTGCCCTACGTCGCGCGCAACGACGCCAAGTACAAGGCGGGCACCGACCCGCTCGAGATCCGCCGCGACTGGGAGAAGGCAGGCGGCACCCGTGAGTTCGCGGGCATGCTCTACGCCGCCTGGTTCATCATCCCGGCGATGTACGACACGACCCAGTACCCGTCGGCGGCTTCCATGGTGGCCGCGGTGGCGAAGGGACCGGCGCCCACCGGGACCGACGTGGAGAAGCTCGACCAGGTCGTCGCCAAGGCGCTGGCCACTCCCGGCCTGACCGACGCGAACAAGGCGTTCCTGACCAAGGCCAAGGGCAACGCGCTGGAGGCCATCGCGAAGAAGGACTCGGTCGAGCGCAAGGCTTCCTATCAGGGCGGCGCCGAGGTCGAGACCTGGGACGCGGCGTTCGAGGCCATCCGCTGCCAGGACGGCCAGTGGAACCAGAACCTGCACTACTGGAATTTCTGGCAGGCCGACCTGACCGTGAACGCGCCGTTCATCGCGCCGATCATGGCCCAGTCCGGCGCGCCGCTGTGCGCGTTCTGGCCGACCGCCAACGCCAAGCCTGCGCCGGAGGAGAAGACGTTCCCGAAGCTGCTGATCGCGCAGACCGAACTCGACGCGGCCACGCCGTACGAGGGCGGGCTCGCCACCGCGAACGGACTGCCGGGCGCCAAGATGATCAGCGTCGACAACGAAGGCAGCCACGGGATCTTCCCGTACAACACCGACTGCGTCGACGACCCGATCGTCGCCTACTTCCAGACCGGCCTCACGCCGAAGAAGAAGTTCACCGGCTGCCAGGGCCTGCCCCTGCCCGGTGAGGACAAGACGATCGAGGTCGGTGGAAACCTCGGGCACGACGGGAAGATCAAGATCAAGATGATCACGCCCGAAGTGCGCAAGGCGAACGAGATCGTCCGCGAGCTGCTCGAAGGCACCGCCACGCCGGAAGCCGACGAGAAGGGGATGCCCGCCAACGCCTAG